A part of Limihaloglobus sulfuriphilus genomic DNA contains:
- a CDS encoding alpha-mannosidase — translation MNNKKDLKGTKVSTGHIISHTHWDREWRTPEWNSRWRLKIMMEKLLGKLEANPEFRFLFDGQVVSIHDYLEICPERRPQVEKFISSNQLQIGPWYNLPDLYPLCGEAIVRNLLTGIREAQKLGSCLKIGYTTFGWGQTAQFPQIYKGFGINQVVCAKNVSKKRAPNSEFMWESPDGTQVFTTRLGADKRANFFFAAVMPAIYGYKYNDDNTCVRWGRDGWFFHSADSYVDSEITYIPDNTYHPEVLAESIEDAWQTTAESLVPDDVFMGNGCDSTAPSDVVDMIVEAANKEFRDKKLIYSDLKTYFSRIEKAIQDNNIDLKTVYGELRDGPVHNLSANALATRMPLKMLNRAAQSSLIRYAESFASLAECFGLEYPAQLIDKAWMFLLLAQSHDAINGVTLDKTAQDTIYKLNQIIEISQVVTDMTARELLRRVDLSSYAGEDILLAVFNPVPRKLEQILEVSIDVAQENRCRRLRAYDSDGSEMTVQAVSHSFHQAPVCVENSRALPFYSDRHKMYLKTGDIPACGFKIIKLGPDEGYDPKTKFWNGVYEQPGQTTKPLCMENRYLRVEINPDGTYNIASKVTGQIYNGLGFYEDGGDVGDYWQRAEPAYNKIFYSKTSAASIYLKEDGPLATTYVADIVMRLPARAVKNDKYGQSRSSDMVDIKISTEMTLKADSPYLEVRVNVDNTAMDHRLRVALPTCIDTEKSAAMGHFNVDSRPIARDYGSNGLRDGQMGTLPMQNFVDLSDGEHGLAVLNKDLIEYEVTQDSSRTVYLTLLRCMDVNICTEGRCGTVETGAKGPQCLGGHTFNYAVYPHKGDWLESDVYGQAEKYNYPPRAYQISKHDNSELPESLSLFEISEPAIQVSGIKKSQDTGGLTVRLYNPSESSLKSDLTFARKINEAWLTDLNETRLSALEADSDGKTISLDFGTAKIVTVQVIFE, via the coding sequence ATGAATAATAAAAAAGACTTAAAAGGTACTAAAGTGTCCACGGGTCACATCATATCGCATACACACTGGGACAGAGAGTGGCGCACGCCGGAGTGGAACTCCCGATGGCGGCTGAAGATAATGATGGAGAAGCTGCTTGGTAAACTTGAAGCTAACCCTGAATTCCGCTTTCTCTTTGACGGGCAGGTAGTAAGTATCCACGATTATCTGGAAATCTGCCCCGAACGAAGGCCGCAGGTAGAAAAGTTTATCAGCAGCAATCAGCTCCAGATCGGGCCGTGGTACAATCTTCCTGATCTCTATCCTCTCTGCGGCGAAGCAATCGTCCGTAATCTGCTTACCGGCATACGAGAAGCCCAGAAGTTAGGCAGCTGTCTCAAGATAGGCTACACTACCTTTGGATGGGGCCAGACCGCCCAGTTTCCTCAGATTTATAAAGGCTTTGGGATAAACCAGGTGGTCTGCGCCAAGAACGTCAGCAAAAAGAGAGCTCCAAACAGTGAATTTATGTGGGAATCACCGGACGGCACACAGGTCTTTACAACCCGGCTCGGTGCAGATAAAAGAGCTAACTTCTTTTTCGCGGCGGTAATGCCGGCTATTTACGGCTATAAATATAACGATGATAACACCTGCGTTCGATGGGGCAGAGACGGGTGGTTCTTTCACAGCGCTGATTCTTATGTCGATTCAGAAATAACCTATATTCCTGACAATACTTATCATCCGGAAGTCCTGGCCGAATCAATAGAAGACGCATGGCAGACGACAGCCGAGTCACTTGTTCCAGATGATGTTTTTATGGGCAACGGCTGTGATTCCACCGCACCCAGTGATGTTGTGGATATGATAGTTGAAGCCGCGAATAAAGAGTTCAGGGATAAAAAACTAATTTACAGCGATCTGAAAACATACTTCTCACGGATCGAAAAGGCTATACAAGACAATAACATTGACCTTAAGACTGTTTACGGGGAGCTTCGCGACGGCCCTGTGCATAATCTCTCGGCAAACGCGCTGGCTACGCGAATGCCGCTGAAAATGCTCAACAGAGCGGCTCAAAGCAGTCTTATACGGTATGCAGAATCATTTGCTTCGCTGGCTGAGTGTTTCGGCTTAGAGTATCCGGCCCAGCTTATCGACAAGGCCTGGATGTTTTTGCTGCTCGCACAGTCCCACGATGCGATCAACGGTGTAACCCTTGATAAAACTGCACAGGATACAATCTACAAGCTCAATCAGATAATCGAAATCAGCCAGGTTGTAACCGATATGACCGCCCGTGAGCTGCTCAGGCGGGTTGACCTTTCCAGCTACGCCGGGGAAGATATACTTCTGGCGGTGTTTAATCCTGTTCCAAGAAAGCTTGAGCAGATACTTGAGGTTTCGATTGATGTTGCTCAGGAAAACAGATGCAGACGGTTAAGAGCCTATGATTCTGATGGGAGTGAAATGACTGTTCAAGCCGTTTCCCATTCATTCCATCAGGCTCCGGTGTGTGTAGAGAATTCAAGGGCACTGCCTTTTTATTCTGACAGGCATAAAATGTATCTTAAAACCGGTGATATTCCTGCCTGCGGCTTTAAAATAATAAAATTGGGTCCTGATGAAGGCTATGATCCAAAAACAAAATTCTGGAACGGGGTTTATGAGCAGCCGGGGCAGACTACAAAGCCCTTATGCATGGAAAACCGGTACCTCAGGGTTGAGATAAACCCGGATGGTACATATAATATAGCAAGCAAGGTGACCGGCCAGATTTACAATGGTCTGGGCTTCTATGAGGACGGCGGCGATGTTGGCGATTACTGGCAGAGGGCAGAGCCGGCTTATAATAAAATATTCTATTCAAAGACATCAGCGGCTTCGATTTACCTTAAAGAAGACGGGCCGCTGGCAACAACTTATGTTGCAGATATCGTTATGAGACTGCCGGCAAGGGCAGTTAAAAACGACAAGTATGGCCAATCAAGATCATCCGATATGGTAGATATTAAGATATCGACCGAAATGACTCTTAAAGCGGACAGCCCTTATCTCGAAGTCAGGGTTAATGTGGATAATACCGCTATGGATCACAGGCTCAGGGTTGCACTGCCAACCTGTATAGATACCGAAAAATCCGCGGCTATGGGACATTTTAACGTTGATTCCAGGCCGATAGCCAGGGATTACGGCAGTAACGGGCTTCGTGACGGTCAGATGGGCACACTGCCTATGCAGAATTTTGTTGACTTATCAGATGGAGAACACGGCCTGGCGGTGCTGAATAAAGACCTGATCGAATATGAAGTAACCCAGGACAGCAGCAGAACAGTCTATCTTACACTTCTTCGCTGCATGGATGTCAATATATGTACGGAAGGCAGGTGCGGCACTGTAGAGACAGGTGCCAAAGGGCCGCAGTGTCTCGGAGGGCATACGTTTAATTATGCGGTATATCCTCATAAGGGTGATTGGCTTGAGTCGGACGTGTACGGCCAGGCTGAGAAGTATAATTATCCGCCCAGAGCTTACCAGATATCAAAGCATGACAACAGCGAATTGCCGGAGAGCCTGAGCCTGTTTGAAATCAGTGAACCGGCTATACAGGTATCGGGCATAAAAAAATCACAGGACACCGGCGGCCTCACAGTACGTCTTTATAACCCGTCTGAGAGCTCACTGAAGTCCGATCTTACTTTTGCCCGTAAAATAAATGAGGCGTGGCTGACCGATTTAAATGAAACGCGGCTCAGCGCCCTTGAAGCTGATTCTGACGGCAAAACTATTTCGTTAGACTTTGGTACTGCAAAGATAGTAACGGTTCAGGTTATATTTGAATAA
- a CDS encoding PEP-CTERM sorting domain-containing protein, with product MKKKRSFVLVVMLLSAVCAHAAVTAQWLLDEGGSGGGDTAYDSSGYGNNMVIETGSTAGQWLYEHSQYGTGFSFNGTQRFEAVRPAGGFPFDFSGDFSISADIHTSSGGIIFATTEADSWAYHGKRFEVSGGKLLFQSHSRGVLAGTINVQGALHNVVASYDSSESLLSLYVDGELDASTTITLDNDSYDAYLGGFVSGGTLNAGFFGIMSNVKVTDTVIPEPATMLLLGLGSLGLLRRKA from the coding sequence ATGAAAAAGAAAAGAAGCTTTGTGTTAGTTGTAATGTTACTGTCCGCGGTTTGCGCACATGCAGCCGTTACAGCTCAATGGCTGTTGGATGAAGGCGGCAGCGGCGGCGGTGATACTGCTTACGACAGTTCAGGTTACGGTAACAATATGGTAATTGAGACGGGTTCTACTGCCGGTCAATGGCTGTATGAGCATTCTCAGTATGGAACAGGTTTCTCTTTTAACGGAACCCAACGATTTGAAGCAGTAAGGCCTGCGGGCGGTTTTCCGTTCGATTTTTCTGGAGATTTTTCCATTTCTGCTGATATTCATACTTCTTCCGGGGGGATAATATTCGCTACAACCGAAGCCGATAGCTGGGCATATCATGGTAAACGTTTTGAGGTTTCTGGCGGGAAATTGCTTTTCCAGAGCCACAGCAGGGGCGTTTTGGCTGGAACCATTAATGTACAGGGCGCATTGCATAATGTGGTGGCATCTTATGACAGTAGTGAGAGCCTGTTAAGCCTGTACGTTGACGGCGAACTTGACGCTTCAACAACAATTACTTTGGATAATGACTCGTATGATGCATATCTTGGCGGATTTGTGTCCGGTGGTACTCTTAATGCTGGATTTTTTGGTATTATGAGCAATGTAAAGGTAACCGATACAGTTATTCCAGAGCCGGCAACTATGCTGCTGCTTGGTCTTGGCTCGCTTGGGCTGCTTAGAAGAAAAGCATGA
- a CDS encoding LamG-like jellyroll fold domain-containing protein, with translation MGKVTRKSLFALAVIVCAGTAVNAAVTAQWLLDEGGSGGGDTAYDSAGYGNNMVIETGSTAGQWLYENSQYGTGFSFNGTQRFEAVRSAGGFPFDFSGDFSISADIHTSSGGIIFATSAADSWAYNGKRFEILGGKVYFQSYGRGALSGTTNIQGALHNVMVTYDSSESLLSLYVDGELDASGTLTLYSDSYNAYLGGLESDGELLAPLSGILSNVQISDVVLPEPATVILFGFGALSLFKKRK, from the coding sequence ATGGGAAAAGTTACAAGAAAAAGTCTTTTTGCCTTAGCTGTTATTGTTTGTGCAGGTACAGCGGTCAATGCGGCCGTTACAGCTCAATGGCTGTTGGATGAAGGCGGCAGCGGCGGCGGTGATACTGCTTACGACAGTGCAGGTTACGGTAACAATATGGTAATTGAGACGGGTTCTACTGCCGGTCAATGGCTGTATGAAAATTCTCAATATGGAACAGGTTTCTCTTTTAACGGAACCCAACGATTTGAAGCGGTCAGGTCTGCAGGCGGTTTTCCGTTCGATTTTTCTGGTGACTTCTCTATTTCTGCTGATATTCATACGTCTTCCGGGGGAATTATTTTTGCAACATCTGCAGCAGACAGCTGGGCATATAATGGTAAACGTTTTGAAATCCTTGGCGGGAAAGTTTACTTTCAGAGCTATGGCAGAGGTGCTCTGAGCGGAACAACTAATATTCAGGGAGCCTTGCACAATGTTATGGTAACCTATGACAGCAGTGAGAGCCTTTTAAGCCTCTACGTGGACGGCGAACTTGATGCTTCAGGAACATTAACATTGTATAGTGATTCATACAATGCATATCTTGGGGGGCTCGAATCTGACGGTGAACTTCTGGCTCCATTATCCGGAATATTAAGCAATGTGCAGATATCCGATGTCGTTTTGCCGGAACCGGCCACCGTAATTCTGTTCGGTTTTGGCGCTCTTTCTCTTTTCAAAAAACGCAAATGA
- a CDS encoding sodium:solute symporter family transporter gives MEISQALNFIDFSVIVLYIIALLSLGFWVSFRDRHTDDLFLAGRSLKWPNIGLSIFGTNVSPSMMISSAGVAYASGMVASNMEWLAWWFLMLLAMVFVPHYMNTNISTMPEFLEKRFSPTCRTYLSCYTLFATIVLWLGGTLYAGGLLLSQIMGWPIWISIVFLVIIATSFTITGGLAAVVITDSFQSILMILASTILTIIAFVKIGSFEKLVTSVPEDYWTLLRPADDPKFPWYAVLLGYPVGGIWFWCTDQTIVQRVLGGKNAREGQLGCVFAAFLKIIVPFIFFVPGIMCKVLHPNLEDADKAYMTMVTTYLPHGMIGLIVSVLIAALISTVDSGLNSLSTVFTLDIYCKIFKPDSTQLQRKRIGQVVTFAGALIAIAVSLSIAKIPDKNLFEKLLSIIQFLSPPLAAVFIVGVLWRGANKISALLTLIIGSIASVGIGICNLAGWPSKDFYPHFMFLSFLIFAGLIIFMVVISLITGKDSGQRFHSLREAMQNTNKNTKGIWTWWLILAIIMFTLYLIFN, from the coding sequence ATGGAAATATCACAAGCGTTAAACTTCATAGACTTCAGTGTTATTGTCCTTTATATAATTGCACTTCTATCACTTGGTTTCTGGGTAAGTTTTAGAGACAGACACACTGACGATTTGTTTCTGGCGGGGCGATCGCTGAAATGGCCCAATATAGGCCTTTCCATATTCGGAACCAACGTCAGCCCTTCAATGATGATCAGCTCAGCCGGCGTAGCCTATGCATCCGGCATGGTGGCAAGCAACATGGAATGGCTGGCGTGGTGGTTTTTGATGCTGCTTGCTATGGTGTTCGTTCCGCATTATATGAATACAAATATCAGCACAATGCCCGAATTCCTCGAAAAAAGGTTCAGCCCTACCTGCCGGACGTATCTTTCCTGTTACACGCTATTTGCGACGATAGTACTGTGGCTTGGAGGCACTCTTTATGCCGGCGGACTGCTGTTGAGCCAGATAATGGGCTGGCCGATATGGATTTCCATTGTGTTCCTGGTGATCATAGCAACCAGCTTTACAATTACAGGCGGTTTGGCCGCCGTGGTTATCACAGACTCATTTCAATCAATTCTGATGATCCTGGCCTCTACAATCCTGACAATCATAGCTTTCGTCAAAATAGGCAGTTTTGAAAAACTTGTAACCTCTGTACCAGAGGACTACTGGACACTCCTGCGGCCGGCAGACGACCCGAAATTCCCATGGTATGCTGTGCTCCTGGGCTACCCTGTCGGCGGAATCTGGTTCTGGTGCACCGATCAGACAATAGTGCAGAGGGTATTGGGCGGTAAAAACGCCAGAGAGGGACAGCTCGGCTGCGTCTTCGCGGCGTTTTTAAAGATTATCGTGCCTTTTATCTTCTTTGTCCCCGGCATAATGTGTAAAGTGCTCCACCCGAACCTTGAAGATGCGGACAAGGCATATATGACAATGGTGACAACGTATCTGCCGCACGGAATGATTGGTCTGATTGTTTCTGTGCTTATAGCGGCACTTATAAGTACCGTTGACTCGGGGCTTAACTCCCTGAGTACGGTATTTACTCTCGATATATACTGCAAAATATTCAAGCCCGACTCTACTCAATTGCAGCGAAAGCGTATAGGACAGGTAGTGACGTTCGCCGGAGCCCTTATTGCCATTGCTGTCTCACTCTCAATAGCCAAAATTCCGGACAAGAACCTTTTCGAGAAACTGTTGAGTATTATTCAGTTCCTCTCCCCGCCTCTGGCGGCGGTCTTCATTGTCGGGGTGCTGTGGAGAGGCGCCAACAAGATCAGCGCACTGCTGACACTGATAATCGGAAGTATCGCAAGTGTGGGTATCGGCATCTGCAACCTCGCCGGCTGGCCGAGCAAAGATTTCTATCCGCATTTTATGTTCCTCTCGTTCCTTATATTCGCAGGACTTATAATTTTTATGGTTGTGATATCACTCATAACCGGCAAAGATTCAGGCCAGAGATTCCACTCACTGCGTGAAGCAATGCAGAACACCAATAAAAACACAAAAGGCATCTGGACGTGGTGGCTGATCCTTGCTATCATAATGTTCACTCTTTATCTGATATTTAATTAA
- a CDS encoding alpha-L-fucosidase, protein MFMKTLLFTTAVCFICGSLAVQTPYEPKWESLDARPCPSWYTDAKFGIFIHWGVYSVPAWGPKGKYAEWYWSSMQNKSAETWAFHKEMYGEDFQYPNFAADFKAELFEPQQWAELFNRSGAKYVVLTSKHHEGYCLWPSTHSFGWNSVDLGSGRDLLGELTEAVRSRGIKMGYYYSLYEWFNPLYKNDLSKYVENHMLPQLTELVEKYQPALIFADGEWNHHSSDWKSESFLAWLFNKSSVKDEVVVNDRWGKDCRSRHGGYYTTEYGKVDVHGTELTQEKPWEECRGIGSSFGYNRNESLEDYQSSQELIHMLIKLVSSGGNFLLNVGPTADGRIPVIMQQRLIDIGKWLEVNGEAIYSSAPAKGLKSNNSIRFTQKENYLYAICLEWPGKQLKLDSIVCPKDTEIKLLGTETALPWQEAGNGIVVDLSSLGPNNLPCEYAYTFKIKLSK, encoded by the coding sequence ATGTTTATGAAAACCCTGCTCTTTACAACAGCTGTATGCTTTATTTGCGGCAGCTTAGCAGTTCAGACTCCTTACGAGCCTAAATGGGAAAGCCTTGATGCCAGGCCCTGCCCTTCCTGGTACACAGATGCGAAATTCGGCATCTTCATACACTGGGGAGTTTATTCTGTACCGGCTTGGGGCCCAAAAGGCAAATACGCCGAGTGGTATTGGAGCTCAATGCAGAACAAATCAGCAGAAACATGGGCATTCCACAAGGAGATGTACGGCGAAGATTTCCAGTACCCGAATTTCGCCGCTGATTTTAAGGCCGAACTCTTTGAACCTCAGCAATGGGCAGAGCTGTTTAATCGCTCAGGGGCCAAATACGTTGTCTTAACGTCAAAGCATCACGAGGGATACTGCCTATGGCCCAGCACCCACAGTTTCGGCTGGAACTCTGTCGATCTCGGTTCAGGCCGGGACCTGCTTGGAGAGCTCACAGAAGCCGTACGCAGCCGGGGAATAAAGATGGGTTATTACTATTCACTTTACGAATGGTTTAACCCTCTATATAAAAATGACTTAAGTAAATACGTCGAAAACCATATGCTCCCTCAGCTCACTGAGCTCGTTGAAAAATATCAGCCCGCACTTATCTTTGCCGATGGTGAATGGAACCACCACAGCAGCGATTGGAAAAGCGAGAGCTTTCTTGCATGGCTCTTCAACAAGTCGTCCGTTAAAGATGAGGTGGTAGTAAACGACCGCTGGGGCAAGGACTGCCGCAGCAGACACGGCGGCTACTACACCACCGAATACGGCAAAGTTGATGTCCACGGGACTGAGCTTACTCAAGAGAAACCCTGGGAAGAATGCCGCGGCATCGGAAGCTCTTTTGGGTACAACCGCAATGAATCATTAGAGGATTACCAGAGTTCACAAGAGCTGATTCATATGCTCATAAAACTTGTAAGCAGCGGGGGTAACTTTCTGCTCAACGTCGGCCCGACCGCCGACGGCCGCATACCAGTGATAATGCAGCAGAGACTTATCGACATTGGAAAGTGGCTTGAAGTCAACGGAGAAGCAATCTACTCATCAGCCCCTGCTAAAGGCCTGAAATCAAATAACTCTATTCGTTTTACTCAAAAAGAGAATTACTTATATGCAATCTGCCTTGAATGGCCCGGCAAACAGCTGAAACTCGATAGTATAGTCTGCCCAAAAGACACAGAAATAAAACTTTTGGGCACAGAGACTGCCCTGCCCTGGCAAGAGGCCGGCAATGGAATAGTTGTTGATCTTTCATCTTTAGGGCCGAACAATCTCCCATGTGAATATGCTTATACATTCAAAATAAAACTCTCAAAATGA